A single genomic interval of Corallococcus macrosporus harbors:
- a CDS encoding TlyA family rRNA (cytidine-2'-O)-methyltransferase — MKPKKERLDVLVVERGLAESRTKAQALILAGQVVVADQRVDKPGSLVPVEAELRLKGEVLPYVSRGGLKLKAAMDRFGLDVTGRVGADIGASTGGFTDCLLQHGAVRVHAIDVGYGQLHEKLRVDPRVRSRERVNARYLTDEDLPEKVGVVVIDVSFISLTQVLPSVLPFLSPGGLLIALVKPQFEVGPDRVGKGGVVRDPAARQDAIDTVTAFVREHGLTVRGVMDSPVPGPAGNVEALLVADRP; from the coding sequence GTGAAGCCGAAGAAGGAACGGCTGGACGTGCTGGTCGTGGAGCGCGGGCTCGCCGAGTCGCGCACCAAGGCCCAGGCGCTCATCCTCGCCGGCCAGGTCGTGGTCGCGGATCAGCGCGTGGACAAGCCCGGGTCCCTGGTCCCCGTGGAGGCTGAGCTGCGCCTCAAGGGCGAGGTGCTCCCGTACGTGTCGCGCGGCGGCCTCAAGCTCAAGGCGGCCATGGACCGCTTCGGCCTGGACGTGACGGGCCGCGTGGGCGCGGACATCGGCGCCAGCACCGGCGGCTTCACCGACTGCCTGCTCCAGCACGGCGCCGTGCGCGTGCACGCCATCGACGTGGGCTACGGCCAGCTCCACGAGAAGCTGCGCGTGGACCCGCGCGTCCGCTCGCGGGAGCGGGTCAACGCGCGCTACCTCACGGACGAGGACCTGCCGGAGAAGGTGGGCGTGGTCGTCATCGACGTGAGCTTCATCTCGCTCACCCAGGTGCTGCCGTCGGTGCTGCCGTTCCTCTCACCGGGCGGCCTGCTCATCGCCCTGGTGAAGCCTCAATTCGAGGTCGGGCCGGACCGGGTGGGCAAGGGCGGCGTGGTGCGCGACCCCGCGGCGCGGCAGGACGCCATCGACACCGTGACGGCGTTCGTGCGCGAGCACGGGCTCACCGTGCG
- a CDS encoding 1-deoxy-D-xylulose-5-phosphate synthase codes for MADVLSGVASPADVRALPEDALPGLCEALREAIITTCGRVGGHLGASLGAVELVVALHRVFHTPQDALLFDVGHQAYAHKLLTGRRERMHTLRQAGGIAPFLDPRESHHDALAAGHACTAISAALGLLSGRRQLGHPGHVIAVVGDGALTGGLSFEGLNNAGGSPLPLVVVLNDNQMSISANVGAIPALLRTRNARAFFESLGFTYLGPVDGHDLGALTRALREAKASSRPVVVHALTKKGRGFPPAEADEQTRGHAMGPYEWRDGKLVRSRGGRPTFSEAFAQVLGEALERDPRVVAVTPAMLEGSALTGLKARFPDRVHDVGIAEQHAVTFCAGLAAAGAKPVCVIYSTFLQRAYDQVVHDVCLPGLPVVFAVDRAGLVGADGATHQGAYDVSFLRPLPGLTQWAPMVGEDLAPMLTAALQASGPSVLRFPRGTLPDLPPELAHAEPEVAGPSTGARWLKRVPGSRLTLVTLGPLGLSALEAARGEPDWSVLDARRAWPLDEAALLEAAAGGHVVVAEEGTVRGGLGSAVLELYAAAGIAPRVKLLGMPDVFLPHGDARVQRTELGLDAAGLRKTGRALLGEERR; via the coding sequence ATGGCGGACGTGCTGTCCGGTGTGGCGTCTCCCGCGGATGTGCGCGCGCTCCCCGAGGACGCGCTGCCCGGCCTGTGTGAGGCGCTGCGCGAGGCCATCATCACCACGTGCGGACGCGTGGGCGGCCACCTGGGCGCGTCGCTGGGCGCGGTGGAGCTGGTGGTGGCCCTCCACCGCGTCTTCCACACGCCGCAGGACGCGCTCCTCTTCGACGTGGGGCACCAGGCGTACGCGCACAAGCTGCTCACCGGCCGGCGCGAGCGCATGCACACGCTGCGGCAGGCGGGCGGCATCGCGCCGTTCCTCGACCCGCGCGAGAGCCACCACGACGCGCTGGCGGCGGGGCATGCGTGCACGGCCATCTCCGCCGCGCTGGGCCTGCTGTCCGGACGGCGGCAGCTGGGCCACCCGGGCCACGTGATTGCCGTCGTGGGTGACGGCGCGCTCACGGGCGGCCTGAGCTTCGAGGGGCTCAACAACGCGGGGGGCAGCCCGTTGCCGCTCGTGGTGGTGCTCAACGACAACCAGATGTCCATCAGCGCGAACGTGGGCGCCATCCCCGCGCTCCTGCGCACGCGCAACGCCCGCGCCTTCTTCGAGTCGCTGGGCTTCACCTACCTGGGCCCGGTGGACGGGCACGACCTGGGCGCGCTCACCCGGGCGCTGCGCGAGGCGAAGGCGTCCTCGCGCCCGGTGGTGGTGCACGCGCTGACGAAGAAGGGGCGCGGCTTTCCCCCCGCGGAGGCCGACGAACAGACGCGCGGCCACGCGATGGGGCCGTACGAGTGGCGCGACGGCAAGCTGGTGCGCTCGCGCGGGGGCCGGCCCACGTTCAGCGAGGCCTTCGCCCAGGTGCTGGGTGAGGCGCTGGAGCGCGACCCGCGCGTGGTCGCCGTGACGCCCGCCATGCTGGAGGGCAGCGCGCTCACTGGCTTGAAGGCGAGGTTCCCGGACCGCGTGCACGACGTGGGCATCGCGGAGCAGCACGCCGTGACCTTCTGCGCGGGGCTGGCCGCGGCGGGAGCGAAGCCGGTGTGCGTCATCTACTCCACGTTCCTCCAGCGCGCGTACGACCAGGTGGTCCACGACGTGTGCCTGCCGGGCCTGCCCGTGGTCTTCGCGGTGGACCGGGCGGGGCTCGTGGGCGCGGACGGAGCTACGCACCAGGGCGCCTACGACGTGTCCTTCCTCCGGCCGCTGCCGGGCCTCACGCAGTGGGCCCCGATGGTGGGCGAGGACCTGGCGCCCATGCTCACCGCCGCGCTCCAGGCCTCCGGGCCGTCCGTGCTGCGCTTCCCTCGAGGCACGCTGCCGGACCTCCCGCCGGAGCTGGCGCACGCGGAGCCCGAAGTCGCGGGTCCCTCCACGGGAGCCCGCTGGCTCAAGCGCGTTCCCGGCTCACGGCTGACGCTGGTGACGCTGGGGCCGTTGGGCCTGTCCGCGCTGGAGGCGGCCCGTGGCGAGCCGGACTGGAGCGTGCTGGACGCGCGCCGGGCGTGGCCGCTGGACGAGGCAGCGCTCCTGGAGGCCGCGGCGGGCGGGCACGTGGTGGTGGCGGAGGAGGGCACGGTCCGGGGCGGCCTGGGCAGCGCGGTGCTGGAGCTGTACGCGGCGGCCGGCATCGCGCCCCGGGTGAAGCTGCTGGGCATGCCGGACGTGTTCCTGCCGCACGGGGATGCGCGGGTGCAGCGCACGGAGCTGGGACTGGACGCGGCGGGCCTGCGGAAGACGGGCCGTGCGCTGCTCGGAGAGGAACGCCGGTGA